A genomic window from Pseudomonas alcaligenes includes:
- the ssuC gene encoding aliphatic sulfonate ABC transporter permease SsuC, with the protein MSNTILNKLALRLAPWALPVALLAIWQGAVVAGWLSTRILPAPSAVIGAGWALLESGEIWTHLAISGQRAAIGFAIGGGLGLLLGFITGLSNWGERFLDSSVQMIRNVPHLALIPLVILWFGIDEAAKIFLVALGTLFPIYLNTYHGIRNVDPALVEMARSYGLKGFALFWQVILPGALPSILVGVRFALGFMWLTLIVAETISASAGIGYLAMNAREFLQTDVVVLAILLYAVLGKLADLAARLLERTWLRWHPAYQAKAGAR; encoded by the coding sequence ATGAGCAACACAATCCTCAACAAACTGGCCCTGCGCCTGGCGCCCTGGGCCCTGCCCGTGGCCCTGCTGGCGATCTGGCAGGGCGCGGTGGTGGCCGGCTGGCTGTCCACCCGCATCCTGCCGGCGCCGAGCGCGGTCATCGGGGCCGGCTGGGCGCTGCTGGAAAGCGGCGAGATCTGGACCCACCTGGCCATCAGCGGCCAGCGCGCCGCCATCGGCTTCGCCATCGGCGGCGGCCTGGGGCTGCTGCTCGGCTTTATCACCGGCCTGTCCAACTGGGGCGAGCGCTTCCTCGACAGCTCGGTGCAGATGATCCGCAACGTGCCGCACCTGGCGCTGATCCCGCTGGTGATCCTGTGGTTCGGCATCGACGAGGCGGCGAAGATCTTCCTGGTCGCCCTCGGCACCCTGTTCCCCATCTACCTCAATACCTACCACGGCATCCGCAACGTCGACCCGGCGCTGGTGGAAATGGCGCGCAGCTATGGCCTGAAAGGCTTCGCCCTGTTCTGGCAGGTGATCCTGCCCGGCGCCCTGCCGTCGATCCTGGTCGGCGTGCGCTTCGCCCTCGGCTTCATGTGGCTCACGTTGATCGTCGCCGAGACCATTTCCGCCAGCGCCGGCATCGGCTACCTGGCGATGAACGCCCGCGAATTCCTGCAGACCGACGTGGTGGTACTGGCCATCCTGCTCTACGCGGTGCTGGGCAAGCTGGCCGATCTGGCCGCCCGTCTGCTTGAGCGTACCTGGCTGCGCTGGCACCCGGCCTACCAGGCCAAGGCAGGTGCGCGATGA
- a CDS encoding sulfonate ABC transporter substrate-binding protein: protein MRTLTLRRSLVALFAAAISFGAITQAQAETLRIGYQKYGTLVLLKAKGSLEKRLAEQGIEVQWTEFPGGPQLLEGLNVGSIDFGTTGEAPPIFAQAAGADLLYVAHEPPAPTSEAILVPKDSSLKSVSELKGKKIALNKGSNVHYLLVRALEDAGLKYSDIQPVYLPPADARAAFERGSVDAWVIWDPFQAAAEHQLQARTLRNGEGLVANHQFYLAARPYAEKHPEVVSVLVEEIRGIGEWTRANSAEATAQVAPLLGLAPEITRTAVERQAYGAQPITPAVVEAQQQIADTFSDLKLIPKRLSIKDVIWTPPASAKVAQQ from the coding sequence ATGCGCACCCTCACTTTGCGTCGGAGCCTGGTCGCCCTGTTTGCCGCGGCCATTTCCTTCGGCGCCATCACTCAAGCTCAGGCCGAGACCCTGCGAATCGGCTATCAGAAGTACGGCACCCTGGTGCTGCTCAAGGCCAAGGGCTCGCTGGAGAAGCGCCTGGCCGAGCAGGGCATCGAGGTGCAGTGGACCGAATTCCCCGGTGGCCCGCAGCTGCTCGAGGGGCTGAACGTCGGCTCGATCGACTTCGGCACCACCGGCGAGGCGCCGCCGATCTTCGCCCAGGCCGCCGGTGCCGACCTGCTGTACGTCGCCCATGAGCCGCCGGCGCCGACCAGCGAGGCGATTCTGGTGCCCAAGGACTCGTCGCTGAAGTCGGTGAGCGAGCTGAAGGGCAAGAAGATCGCCCTGAACAAGGGCTCCAACGTGCATTACCTGCTGGTGCGCGCTCTGGAAGACGCCGGCCTGAAGTACAGCGACATCCAGCCCGTTTACCTGCCGCCGGCCGATGCGCGCGCCGCCTTCGAGCGCGGCAGCGTCGATGCCTGGGTGATCTGGGACCCCTTCCAGGCCGCCGCCGAGCATCAGCTGCAGGCGCGCACCCTGCGCAACGGCGAAGGCCTGGTGGCCAACCACCAGTTCTACCTGGCCGCCAGGCCCTACGCCGAGAAGCACCCGGAAGTGGTCAGCGTGCTGGTCGAGGAAATCCGTGGCATTGGCGAGTGGACCCGCGCCAACAGCGCCGAGGCGACTGCCCAGGTGGCGCCGCTGCTGGGCCTGGCCCCGGAAATCACCCGCACAGCGGTGGAGCGCCAGGCCTACGGTGCTCAGCCCATCACCCCGGCTGTGGTCGAGGCGCAGCAGCAGATCGCCGACACCTTCAGCGACCTCAAGCTGATTCCCAAGCGCCTGAGCATCAAGGACGTGATCTGGACTCCTCCGGCCTCGGCCAAGGTGGCGCAGCAGTAA
- the ssuE gene encoding NADPH-dependent FMN reductase, with product MHVVLLSGSPSARSRTELLLEYARQHLQGHGLEVSLLRVRDFPAEALLHADFTSPAVQQLQAAVASADGLMVATPVYKASFTGALKVLLDLLPERALAHKAVLPLASGGSPAHLLAVDYALKPVLAALKAQEMLPGVFAVDKQIAYAEGDLPARIDDELRERLDESLDQLLAALARRPRPIDPQLLSDRLVNARWSI from the coding sequence ATGCACGTGGTTCTGTTATCCGGCAGCCCCTCGGCGCGCTCGCGCACCGAGCTGCTGCTGGAGTACGCCCGCCAGCACCTGCAAGGTCACGGCCTGGAAGTCAGCCTGCTGCGCGTGCGTGATTTCCCGGCCGAGGCCCTGCTGCACGCCGACTTCACCAGCCCCGCCGTGCAGCAGCTGCAGGCGGCGGTGGCCAGCGCCGACGGCCTGATGGTGGCGACGCCGGTATACAAGGCGTCGTTCACCGGTGCGCTGAAGGTGCTGCTCGACCTGCTGCCGGAACGCGCCCTGGCGCACAAGGCGGTGCTGCCGCTGGCCAGTGGCGGCAGCCCGGCCCACCTGCTGGCCGTGGACTATGCGCTGAAGCCGGTGCTGGCCGCACTCAAGGCCCAGGAAATGCTCCCCGGTGTGTTCGCCGTGGACAAGCAGATCGCCTACGCGGAAGGGGACCTCCCCGCGCGCATCGACGACGAGCTGCGCGAGCGTCTCGACGAGTCGCTGGACCAGCTGCTCGCCGCCCTGGCGCGCCGGCCCCGGCCGATCGACCCGCAGCTGTTGAGCGACCGGCTGGTGAACGCCCGCTGGAGTATCTGA
- the ssuD gene encoding FMNH2-dependent alkanesulfonate monooxygenase, protein MSLNIFWFLPTHGDGKYLGTAEGARAVDHGYLTQIAQAADRLGFGGVLIPTGRSCEDSWLVAASLISVTQNLKFLVALRPGIISPTVAARQAATLDRLSGGRALFNLVTGGDPDELAGDGLHLSHEERYEASVEFTRIWRRVLEGETVDYAGKHLQVKGAKLLYPPIQQPRPPLYFGGSSEAAQDLAAEQVELYLTWGEPPAAVAEKIAAVREKAAAQGREVRFGIRLHVIVRETNEEAWAAADRLISHLDQDTIDRAQASLARFDSVGQQRMAALHGGKKDKLEVSPNLWAGVGLVRGGAGTALVGDGPTVAARVKEYAALGIDTFIFSGYPHLEESYRVAELLFPHLDIAQPERPASRGYVSPFGEMISSDILPKAAAAS, encoded by the coding sequence ATGAGCCTGAATATTTTCTGGTTCCTCCCTACCCACGGCGACGGCAAGTACCTCGGCACCGCCGAAGGCGCGCGTGCCGTCGACCACGGCTACCTCACCCAGATCGCCCAGGCCGCCGACCGCCTCGGCTTCGGCGGCGTACTGATCCCCACCGGGCGCTCCTGCGAGGACTCCTGGCTGGTGGCCGCCTCGCTGATCTCGGTGACGCAGAACCTGAAGTTCCTGGTCGCCCTGCGCCCGGGGATCATTTCGCCCACCGTGGCCGCGCGCCAGGCGGCGACGCTGGACCGCCTGTCGGGCGGCCGCGCGCTGTTCAACCTGGTCACCGGCGGCGACCCGGACGAGTTGGCCGGCGACGGCCTGCACCTGTCCCACGAGGAGCGCTACGAGGCCTCCGTCGAATTCACCCGCATCTGGCGCCGGGTCCTGGAGGGCGAGACGGTCGACTACGCCGGCAAGCACCTGCAGGTGAAGGGCGCCAAGCTGCTCTACCCGCCGATCCAGCAGCCGCGTCCGCCGCTGTATTTCGGCGGCTCCTCCGAAGCCGCGCAAGACCTGGCCGCCGAGCAGGTCGAGCTGTACCTGACCTGGGGCGAGCCGCCGGCCGCGGTGGCCGAGAAGATCGCCGCCGTGCGCGAGAAAGCCGCTGCCCAGGGCCGCGAGGTGCGCTTCGGCATCCGCCTGCACGTTATCGTGCGCGAGACCAACGAGGAAGCCTGGGCCGCCGCCGATCGCCTGATCAGCCATCTGGACCAGGACACCATCGACCGTGCCCAGGCGTCCCTGGCGCGCTTCGACTCGGTTGGCCAGCAGCGCATGGCTGCCTTGCACGGCGGCAAGAAGGACAAGCTGGAAGTCAGCCCCAACCTCTGGGCCGGCGTCGGCCTGGTGCGTGGCGGCGCCGGCACCGCCCTGGTCGGCGACGGTCCGACCGTGGCCGCGCGGGTCAAGGAATACGCCGCGCTGGGCATCGACACCTTCATCTTCTCCGGCTATCCGCACCTGGAAGAGTCGTACCGGGTCGCCGAGCTACTGTTCCCGCACCTGGATATCGCCCAGCCGGAACGCCCGGCGTCGCGCGGCTACGTCAGCCCGTTCGGCGAAATGATCTCCAGCGACATTCTGCCCAAGGCGGCTGCGGCCAGTTGA
- the ssuB gene encoding aliphatic sulfonates ABC transporter ATP-binding protein: protein MTALHSIRQGIPLAVEGIRKAFGEREVLQGIDLHIPAGQFVAVVGRSGCGKSTLLRLLAGLDQPGAGQLLAGNGPLAAAREDTRLMFQDARLLPWKRVIDNVGLGLSGDWQPRAREALAAVGLADRAQEWPAALSGGQKQRVALARALIHQPRLLLLDEPLGALDALTRIEMQQLIERLWQQHGFTVLLVTHDVAEAVAVADRVILIEEGRIGLDLAVDLPRPRPRGSARLAALEAEVLERVLALPATPAPPEPVSPLPTQLRWAL from the coding sequence ATGACCGCCCTGCACAGCATCCGCCAGGGCATTCCCCTCGCGGTGGAAGGTATCCGCAAGGCGTTCGGCGAGCGCGAGGTGCTGCAGGGCATCGACCTGCACATCCCGGCCGGGCAGTTCGTCGCCGTGGTCGGTCGCAGCGGTTGCGGCAAGAGCACCCTGCTGCGCCTGCTGGCCGGCCTCGATCAGCCCGGCGCCGGCCAGTTGCTGGCGGGCAACGGCCCGCTGGCCGCCGCCCGCGAGGATACCCGGCTGATGTTCCAGGACGCGCGCCTGCTGCCGTGGAAACGGGTGATCGACAACGTCGGCCTGGGCCTGTCCGGTGACTGGCAGCCCAGGGCCCGTGAGGCGCTGGCCGCCGTCGGCCTGGCCGACCGAGCGCAGGAATGGCCGGCGGCCCTGTCCGGTGGGCAGAAGCAACGCGTGGCGCTGGCCCGCGCGCTGATCCACCAGCCGCGCCTGCTGCTGCTCGACGAGCCGCTGGGCGCACTGGACGCCCTGACCCGCATCGAGATGCAGCAGCTGATCGAGCGCCTGTGGCAGCAGCATGGTTTCACCGTGCTGCTGGTGACCCATGACGTGGCCGAGGCGGTGGCGGTGGCCGACCGGGTGATCCTGATCGAGGAGGGTCGCATCGGCCTGGACCTGGCCGTCGACCTGCCGCGCCCGCGCCCGCGCGGCTCGGCGCGCCTGGCCGCGCTGGAAGCCGAGGTACTGGAACGCGTGCTGGCGCTGCCGGCCACGCCAGCGCCGCCCGAACCCGTTTCGCCACTGCCGACGCAACTGCGCTGGGCGCTGTAG
- a CDS encoding molybdopterin-binding protein, protein MTIKAINVRNQFKGTIKEIVIGDVLSEIDVQTAAGIVTSVITTRSVRELELRVGSEVIAFVKSTEVSIAKL, encoded by the coding sequence ATGACCATCAAAGCCATCAACGTACGCAACCAGTTCAAGGGCACCATCAAGGAAATCGTGATCGGCGACGTGCTGTCGGAGATCGACGTGCAGACCGCCGCCGGTATCGTCACCTCGGTGATCACCACCCGCTCCGTGCGTGAGCTGGAGCTGCGGGTGGGCAGCGAGGTGATCGCCTTCGTCAAATCCACCGAGGTGTCGATCGCCAAGCTCTGA